GGAACAATAATCGAAGATGAGCTTTTGACAACAAGCAATAATTACATGGCTTCAGTATATGAAACAAAATCAGGGGAAGTCTACACTGTCCTTGCTGACTCTTCAACCGGTGACGTTGTGGTAAAAAAATTCGACAATCTCGAAGAGTTGTTTGACTTTGTTGAAACACACGAGATTTCTCAAATCATCTGTCCGGAAAGTCTTTATCCGAAGATAAAGTCCAGAATTAAAATATTCGTAGACCGACTCGACGACTGGTACTACACGGGAACAATCGATGCGATCAAGCAGGCCTACGGACTTGCAACGATAGAACACTTCGAGCTCGGTGAAGCACACTACCCGCTCGGTGCAACAATAAAATACCTGAGCTATACTTTGAATAAGCCAGCGAAAATGAAAGTTCCAAGGATACTCGATGAATCAACATACATGATTCTTGACTCTACAACAATTGAAAACCTCTCCCTCGTTCCGGGAGAACGAGGTAAGAATCTCTTCGATGTTCTCAATAAGACAAAAACTCCGATGGGTGCAAGGCTATTAAAGTGGATAATCCTCCATCCACTCAAGGACAAAAAGGCGATAGAAAGAAGGCACGATATGGTAAGTGCCTTCTTTGAAGATTCTCTGCTCACAAACGAAATTAGAGAGTATTTAGACGGTGTGTACGACTTGGAACGGATAATCAACAGACTGCAGTACGACAGTGCAAAGCCAAAGGACTTGATAAGCCTGAAAAACACACTGGAAGTTATCCAACCCATTCGGGAAGCGCTGGAAAGCAACGAAAATTTGATGACGCTCGTTGAACAACTCCCGGATTTGAATATAGTCAAAGAAAAGATTCAAAGTACAATAAACGATGAGATAGAGGGGGATTTGGGAGAAGGCAAGATCATCCGCGAAGGTGTGTCAAAAGAATTAGATGAATACAGAGAACTTCTTTATCATTCCAGCGAAAGGCTCAAAGAATTTGAGGAAAGAGAGCGCTTAAGAACGGGAATTCAAAAACTAAAAGTCGGATTCAACAACGTTTTTGGATATTACATAGAAATTCCAAAAGGGCAAACGAAAAACGCACCGGAAGATTACACAAGACTCCAGACACTTGTCAACGCTGAGCGCTACACAAATCCAAAATTGAAAGAGTTCGAGCAAAAGATTTTGGCAGCCAAAGAGCGAGTGGAAGAACTCGAGAAATTGATTTTCAACAACTTGTGCGAAGAACTGAAAAACTACGCGCAAGAGCTGAGAAAGACTTCCGAAACGCTTGCATGGATTGATATATATACATCGTTTGCGTACCTCGCCAGGCTTTACAGTTACGTCAGGCCAATCCTTTCAAACGCAGAATTCGAAATCCTCCAAGGCAGACACCCAGTAGTGGAAAGGTTCGTTGATGAATTCGTTCCTAACGACACGTACATGGACGATAAGTTGAGAATGTACATACTCACGGGTCCCAATATGAGTGGTAAGAGCACTTACATAAGGCAAATAGGCCTGATAACCCTGATGTCGCAAATAGGTTCGTTTGTACCTGCATCATTCGCAAAATTGCCCATCTTTGACCGAATATTCACTCGAATGGGTGCGAGGGACGATATTTCAACCGGCAAAAGTACGTTCTTAACGGAAATGAGCGAAGTTGCCTTAATACTTAATAAAGCAACGGAAAAAAGTCTTGTTTTACTCGATGAAGTTGGAAGAGGAACAAGCACGTTTGATGGAATAAGCATCGCATGGGCGATAAGTGAGTACATATACAATGAACTGAAATGTAAAACCGTCTTTGCTACTCATTTTACAGAATTAACTGAACTTGCCGACATGTACCCAGGCATCAAGAACCTGACCATCCAGGTCAAAGAAACAGCCGATGGTGTCATCTTCCTTCACAAAGTGGTGGAAGGTGTGGCTGATAGAAGCTATGGTATAGAAGTTGCAGCTATCGCCGGTTTACCACAGAGCATCGTTGAAAGAGCAAAGGAGATTCTCGACATCATAGTAGAAAAGAGCGATATAGAAAAGAAA
The DNA window shown above is from Fervidobacterium changbaicum and carries:
- the mutS gene encoding DNA mismatch repair protein MutS translates to MKLTPMMRQYLDIKKKYQDSILLFRLGDFYEAFFDDALVVSKVLNIVLTKRQDAPMAGIPYHALDNYLKRLVDSGYKVAICEQMEDPATAKGIVKREVTRVITPGTIIEDELLTTSNNYMASVYETKSGEVYTVLADSSTGDVVVKKFDNLEELFDFVETHEISQIICPESLYPKIKSRIKIFVDRLDDWYYTGTIDAIKQAYGLATIEHFELGEAHYPLGATIKYLSYTLNKPAKMKVPRILDESTYMILDSTTIENLSLVPGERGKNLFDVLNKTKTPMGARLLKWIILHPLKDKKAIERRHDMVSAFFEDSLLTNEIREYLDGVYDLERIINRLQYDSAKPKDLISLKNTLEVIQPIREALESNENLMTLVEQLPDLNIVKEKIQSTINDEIEGDLGEGKIIREGVSKELDEYRELLYHSSERLKEFEERERLRTGIQKLKVGFNNVFGYYIEIPKGQTKNAPEDYTRLQTLVNAERYTNPKLKEFEQKILAAKERVEELEKLIFNNLCEELKNYAQELRKTSETLAWIDIYTSFAYLARLYSYVRPILSNAEFEILQGRHPVVERFVDEFVPNDTYMDDKLRMYILTGPNMSGKSTYIRQIGLITLMSQIGSFVPASFAKLPIFDRIFTRMGARDDISTGKSTFLTEMSEVALILNKATEKSLVLLDEVGRGTSTFDGISIAWAISEYIYNELKCKTVFATHFTELTELADMYPGIKNLTIQVKETADGVIFLHKVVEGVADRSYGIEVAAIAGLPQSIVERAKEILDIIVEKSDIEKKVGILKEGQMKKIKSTKKTVPEGQLRMF